TACGGAAATCACAAATAGGTCACCACCATTGCAAAATTTAGCCATGGCTGATACTATGTCTGGACCGCTTGATCGAGATATCAAAGGGGGTAAGTGCTCTAAAACTTCGATTTTATTTGAAGGGTTATTCTTGTTCAATCGTTTTGTGATTCTTGCCTTCCTGTTTAACATATATACAAGTGTAGTACAAAGCCAGTGCTTTTTCAGTTTTCGAATAACATACCATTTTCGCACTCTCGAATTCTGGGTTCTCGTTTTTCATGATTTgggaaacaaaaggaaagatacTTTTTCCACCTTCATTTTATCTCTTTTCTTGTTATGTTCACATCTTGAAATGGGAATTCTAATAGATAAGGAAATATGGATTAGTGCTCATAAGATAGGCCATTCTTTTGGTTCTTTGACAGTCATGAAAATATGCATGCAATGGTTTATTGAAACTTTGGAACATGAAAATATGCACGCGATGGTCTATTGAATCTTTGGAAAGGAAGTATGCAGGAAGGAAAATAACACATTCCTCTGCTGAACAACTTCTTTCTTTATAATGAGTTAGTTTGAAATATGCCTGTGAAAGTAGTTCCATTAAAAGTTTCGAAGTTCGTGCATTTCATTATCTATGATTTAAACAGGTCTTGAGAAATCCGACGCTGAATATTCCGAGGATGATAGGAAGACCAAGCTTGGATCATTGAAAAAGAAGGCAATTAGTGCCTCGAACAAGTTCAGGAATTCTTTGACAAAGAGAGGCCGGAGACACAGTAGAGTAATGTCTATTGCAATTGAAGATAACCTTAATGCTGAGGAATTACAGGCAGTGGATGCGTTTCGCCAAGCACTTATTTTGGATGAACTACTACCCTCTAAGCATGATGATCACCATATGATGCTAAGGTTACTTTTCATTTTTCTGTCGTTAATGTTTAGAATGGCATGCTCAGCTTTCATGAAAAATACTTCTTTGACTTGATCTAACTGCTTGGGTAGATCACATGTTGTCTCATGATACAGATTTTTAAGGGCCAGGAAATTTGATATTGAGAAAGCAAAGCAAATGTGGTCTGATATGCTCAGTTGGAGGAAGGAATTCGGTGCTGACACAATCATGGAGGTAACCTACTTATTTACATAAAAGATTAAGAATGTGTCACCATGCAGTATGGTAGTTAATGAATTTCTGTGCTTTTGGGTTCTTTCAGGACTTTGAGTTCAAGGAAATCGATGAAGTCTTGAAACACTATCCACAAGGATATCATGGAATTGACAAGGAAGGAAGACCAGTTTACATTGAAAGACTGGGTGAGATTGACGCTAACAAGCTTATACAGGTCACGACATTGGATCGGTATATGAAATACCATGTACAGGAGTTTGAGAAAACCTTCAATGTCAAGTTTCCGGCCTGTTCAATCGCAGCAAAGAAACACATTGATCAGAGCACCACTATTTTGGATGTGCAAGGAGTGGTGAGTGAGGACTGCTGCTGCTACTAAATAGACAGACATAAGATATTGAATTGCATTATGTTTGCTTGTTACACTATTTGAAGAACGCTGACAAAAAAGTTCATGGTCAGGGGCTTAAGCAATTCACCAAAACTGCAAGGGAACTTATTGGCCGCATTTCAAAGATTGATGGTGACAATTACCCTGAGGTAAtcagtttaattgttttaaatttattttctgctTGTTGTCTTTCATTAGATGAATAAATGGTTCTCGTTTCAGCTAATGCTATTCGAATTTCCTGATTATTGTAGACCTTAAATCGGATGTTCATCATCAATGGTGGTCCTGGATTCAGGCTTTTGTGGAGCACTGTTAAACAGTTCATTGACCCCAAGACTGCCCAAAAAATCCATGTAAGCATTCACCTATTgatctcaaatattaaaaaaaaaacgaaattcTATAAATCTCCAAACTAATCCATCGTTGTAGTGTCACTAATTTGTTGccactatttttttatcagtttctgGGTAACAAATACCAGAGCAAGTTGCTTGAAGCAATTGATGCTAGGTAAGTTCATTGTTGATGACATGAAACTTCACTTTTCCAATGCCTTTTGCACTCCACTTCTGAAACTGAAGGTGCCCTCTTTTTTTCTGGACTTTAACCAGTGAGTTGCCGGAGATTTTTGGTGGTACCTGCACCTGTGCCGACAAGGGTGGTTGTATGCGTTCTGATAAGGGTCCATGGAATGATCCCGACATCTTAAAGGTACAATTGCTGCAACTTATGATTTTTCTGTTGATTACCAATTCTTCGCTTGCCGAGcattttataatacaaatgaTAAATCAcgtatttttctttcattttgatgACCCAGATGGTTCACAATGGTGAAGCCAAATGCCACAGGAAAACATTTTCAGGAATTCATGAGAAGGGAATCTCCGAGGATGATCAGCCATGCATAAAGGTATTCATAATCTTGTGACCTCTACTCGCATCATAGACACCAGATTTTAAGCCATTGATCGATTGCTTaacattttctttgttgtctGGCAACACGaagaaaaacatttctttcaGCAAAGAAGTAACTGTTGATGCTGCTGATTATGGCCATCCAAAGAATCATGTAGAACATGCAATTCTTTCTCCAGTTCCTGAAGTAAGCTATAAGGATTTGAGTCCGATCGTTGGGATTCCTTGGTATCATATCTTCATTTCTGATGTTCTCTTTATATTGCAGTCTCCCTTGAGCAAGAGGTGCAGTAGCGACCAAGACTATGAGAACTCCATTCCAATGGTGAAAAGGACCATCGATACTGCTTGGCCTACACCATTGAATAATAGAGATGGGCTCTCTAAAGGTACATAATCCGTCCATATGTCGCATACCTCTCGTAAAATCGGTGATTCTCATCAAAGTTTAGCCTTATCAAAACCACAGGAATCCTTCGTTTGGAAATCTTATGATTTTAACACTTCTTTTAAGTCGTTCATATTTTGAAATAGAGAAGGGAAAGTTTCAAGGCAGTGCCAAACTTTTGGATTATTTCTAGAATTCATATGAACAGACTTTTGCTACCTATCAATGCCACAGAATGCCCCCCAGTGCATGGTGCTTGCAAGGCTCAAGGAGGGAGCACTCAGATATTAAATGGGATACTGACTGTTGTGATGGGAATTGTCACCATGGTTCGCATATCACGCAACATGCCTAGGAAACTTGCTGAGGTTGCTGCTTATGGCAGTCAAGTCTACTACGCTGATGAGATGGCTAAAAGCCACGTGCTGGCAGCACCATCCATCTCTACTTCTGAATACAAGAACATCATGTTGCGCATGGCTGAAATGGAAGAGAAGCTGTGTGTTCTCAGTTCAAAACCTCAAGCCATGCCCGCTGAGAAAGAGGAAATGCTGAATGCTGCGATCAAGCGAGCAGATTCCCTAGAGCAAGAGCTATCAATGGTCAAGACGGTACCTACtcgattttctttcattttatccGGAGCTGTTGCCTGTATGAAAATATCAGCCTTGTGTAATGTTCGAGCTGATTTCTTTCgttatgttttttcttgtaCAGGCACTTGAGGATGCCGTTGCAAAACAGCAGGAACTCCTAGCCTACatcgaaaagaaaaagaagaaaaagagtgTAAGTCTACACATCTCTAATATTGCTTAGCAAAGCTGATTCATGCATgcatttttctaatttaatgtCTGTTCATACTTCCagatttttggattttgaatcaAGAGTTCATGCTGATGAGGCAATAGATAGACACTGCACTTACGATGGTGGCCGCAGAGATTTCTAGCCCCATAATACCTGAGTGTTTTCAGTCTTCAGACcttgtttgctttttataaCACCAACTCAAAGTCCATGTATattatatggttattataaaatcatCCTCGTGATTCTGTAAATTATACAAACACCGACCCTTTCAGTGTGATGAGAGCATTCTGTGGTAGGATTGATATACATTTTACCTCATTACCACACGGATGTTCAGGGCAATGCAAGGGTTGagattaattaaagttttaactttaaatgaaaaataaataaattctatatTTCTGTCATTATACCAAAATTTACCTTTAGAGTCGCagaccaataaaaataattcaacttctttgaaaaaaataggagtTAGCTTGAACACCAAGCCTATTTTGTCTTCACAGAAATATATGATACTAAAGATAAAACATGAATGAAGATTAAATATGTCAGATCTAATATGTAGTATTGTCTTCGGAGATCGAGATTGGAAAAAGATACGTTGAAGTCAATGACTATATCACACACAGGTCCCAAACATGATTTTAGAAGACAAATTGCTCATGCGAACTTCCTCGCAGCAAGGTCTGATTCTACACTCGGCGACagaaaattacattaattttgaaatcataTCCCAGAGAGACAACATTTGCGATCGAATGTCAGACACTCGTATAGAAATAACAGATTTAAGTACCGGACAAGAGCGCAATCATGATGTCTCATTCTCCCTTGGCAAAAAAGCTTACCAGCAGAACTTCTTTTTCTGATATGCAGGAAGAACAAAGTTAGCCACGTagttaagcaaaaaaatatttcccatATACAAATAAAACAGAGATCTGTCTCCCTACCCGGTGGAACTTGGCCTCCTCCTGACTGTCTATGTATGCTAGCAATTCTTCCTGCCTCATTAAAGCTTCATATAGAGCCTGCTCAGGTAGCAGAAGACACCCAATGATAACGTGGATTAGATGCGAATCAGAAGAACgagttaaaacaaaataaatgcaTGTAGACTAAAATATGTACATTTGTGAAGTAATTCAAAAATTTTGCCACGAAAGCCCCCTGCTGACATTACGTAAACTATTCAAAGAAGCTAATTAGCTATTAGAGTTTGCATGTCAACTATTCAAAGAAGCTAATTAGCTATTAGAGTTTGCATGTCATAGATAAACTGGCCTCAACAATATAAATTGTCCAAGCCATACAGAGGTAAGGCACCGAATGGTATGCAGTGAGATCATGGAGATGTGCAtatgcatgtgaaaacaagaacTTGAACACTACTCTTCAAAGCAACAAACAGAAAACGAGTGGAATTGCTTCTGATATTGCTAAGAGAATCATCACATAGTGGTGGCAGatggcaaaaaacaaaaacattaccaAAACACCATCACATGTTACATGCAAAAGTTTCTTGAATGCAAGCTCACAGATTTGGTATTAAACAACACGATTGCCTGATGGAAAAAGAGCAGTAATGAAAACAATGTTTCTGCTAGTAAAAATGAAATTCTGGCCTAAAGAGCGATCAAACCTTTTTAGTTGCAATTAGCTCTGCTTCCAAAGCATCCACACGACAAACAGCAGCATTCAGTAATTCCTCTTTC
The DNA window shown above is from Populus trichocarpa isolate Nisqually-1 chromosome 4, P.trichocarpa_v4.1, whole genome shotgun sequence and carries:
- the LOC7461233 gene encoding phosphatidylinositol/phosphatidylcholine transfer protein SFH3, whose translation is MADTMSGPLDRDIKGGLEKSDAEYSEDDRKTKLGSLKKKAISASNKFRNSLTKRGRRHSRVMSIAIEDNLNAEELQAVDAFRQALILDELLPSKHDDHHMMLRFLRARKFDIEKAKQMWSDMLSWRKEFGADTIMEDFEFKEIDEVLKHYPQGYHGIDKEGRPVYIERLGEIDANKLIQVTTLDRYMKYHVQEFEKTFNVKFPACSIAAKKHIDQSTTILDVQGVGLKQFTKTARELIGRISKIDGDNYPETLNRMFIINGGPGFRLLWSTVKQFIDPKTAQKIHFLGNKYQSKLLEAIDASELPEIFGGTCTCADKGGCMRSDKGPWNDPDILKMVHNGEAKCHRKTFSGIHEKGISEDDQPCIKKNISFSKEVTVDAADYGHPKNHVEHAILSPVPESPLSKRCSSDQDYENSIPMVKRTIDTAWPTPLNNRDGLSKECPPVHGACKAQGGSTQILNGILTVVMGIVTMVRISRNMPRKLAEVAAYGSQVYYADEMAKSHVLAAPSISTSEYKNIMLRMAEMEEKLCVLSSKPQAMPAEKEEMLNAAIKRADSLEQELSMVKTALEDAVAKQQELLAYIEKKKKKKSIFGF